Within the Setaria viridis chromosome 3, Setaria_viridis_v4.0, whole genome shotgun sequence genome, the region TTACGATGTCTGGGATGGCATCTGATGATGTAACTGCCCAAGTGAGGGTTGAAGGAGATGTTTCAGATCAGAAGGTTGAAGACGTTCAGGGCCAGAATGAAATGGATGGGATGCCCTCGCGACAAGAGGAGGCACTGTCTTTTCTTATCaccattttccttttgtttctggGTATAGTATTCGTGCACTTGTGTTGTTTCTCTTCTAACTGCTACTTATCCGTATTTGCAGGAGGCAGCAATTAAGAAAAAGTATGGAGGAATATTGCCCAGAAAGACTCCACTTATATCTAAGGTCAATAACATTGCCTTACTATACATTGTTTCTTTGCTATTTAAATTGTGTAATATTATCATATATAAAAAGGTGACTATTTGATATTGAAATACCTTTTCAGGACCATGAGCGTGCTTACTTTGATTCCGCTGATTGGGCTCTAGGAAAGGTAATAGAGAGTCCTTCCAACCCCCACTCTGATATTaagtattttaaaaaaatgtgaaatatctTCTCTTCATTTGTTCTTTCAGCAAGGTGGTGTTCCCAACAAGCCTAAAGGTCCTCTTGAAGCACTTCGACCAAAGCTTCAGGTACCAGCTTTTGCCTGACTCATAATAGTCTAGCATGTGGTGTGCGGTTGTATAATTCCCAGGCTTTTTTGATTGTGAAATAGGTGCAAATCCATATAATCTATGTTATAGCATATTACTTTTACCAAAGCTGGTACGGGAGGCAGTCTAGATGCATTTAGTATATTATTCGATACCTTGTAGGCTTGACTCCACACCATAATCCTGTAGCAAGTATAGCATACAGTAATTATGCGTCCTACTTGCATTGCTATATGTGTCATGCCAATTTAATTTCTTGACTTGAATGTTTTCCCCATCTATTCTACTTTCAGCCTACTCAACAAAATGCCCGTGCCCGTCGAACTTCTTATGCATCTGCGGACAGCGATGGTACTCCTTTCTTGTACTAGCGAATCATTAGTCTTTTGATATCCGTACTTGATTCGTACCTAGGATCATTGCTTTTCCCTTGCAGAGACTCTGAACTTGTCTGCTGAGGATCTGGGCCAGCAAGGAGAACCTGTCGAGGACAAGAACAAGGAATGAGTACGCCGGTTGGCAGTGCGCCTTTTATACAGAAGATGCCATTTGCTGTCCTCATGCTTGCCTTGTGATAATAATAAGTAACGCGGATCTGTATAATAATACTGGTGAGGTTGAGATGTGCAGTCGAAATGGATGTGCGAATGTGGTGTATGTAGTATACGCGGCTACATTCAGCATTTCAGCTGTTCGGCCTTTCGGATGCCTGGAACAGCTAGGAATGAGCTtgtggtgatgatggtgagtcCTGGACGTGTATGCCAAACACATGCGAATTGGATGGTTGATACTCTCTCTGAACTGGAGTCACTACTTATAATAAAGTCACCGAGATCCTTCGTTTTAGATGTTACATATGTTGCAATGTGAGTTTGTGCGAGCGTGTGTATGAGCGTCCGTGTCGAAATCGTCCTTGCAATGTCAATGCCAAAACTCCTTGGCGCTCCAACCTCGCACCTAATAAAATTGACTTGAGGCGTGAAAATCTGTAGTGTTTGGTGAAAGTTAATGGAGTAATTTGCTTGCCCACACGGGTTATCCTGTGGGCTGGGTTGTTGGGGCCATTAAcctccttttgattaacttctTCTAGTGGAAAATGCCAGCTCCTTTAAACTCTTGCAAGAgtgaaagagaaggaagaaggatcAATGGGTAACGTGATTGCCGTAGTGTGAGCAGGCTTTGTCAGTGCCAGATTCGGACACCGTTTTGTTCACGGATCTGGAAATATTTCAGATCGGTTGGTACGCAGAAACTACTACCAACAACGCCAGCGCTAGCTGTAAACGTGACACAAGCTGATATTTCAGATCCTATCCGGGTCCAAGTTCAGACTTTAGAGTTCAGAGAGACACGAGAACAAGTTCATTTTTCAGAAAAGACACAAGAACAAGTTTCCATCTCCAAACTCCAATCAGTGATTAATTGGACAGGAATGCGATTTCTTCCCATGCGAGTTGATTGTTAGGTAAGATAATAATGTGGACAGATAACTCTATCCGGCTGTGTGACAAGTTCTCTCCCAAGCAGAGCTTGAACTGAAGAAAACACTGACAGAAATCAACGATCTCGTCTGCCGGCAGGTTCAGCATTCGATTGGGTTGCATGGAAAACGATGTGATCCGTAGCCGCCGTTGACGTTAGCGTGCAGGATCGATCGGTTGGTTTCCTCTGCACATCACGTACGTGTGGTTCCTGAAGCGCCAAGAAGATCAGCGTTTGCTGCTGCAGACCGCCGTCGGCCTGCCTCTGATGATATTTCATCTGCAGCATTAACTTCTGGCATCTCCTTTTCTCAATAAGCTTGCAATGTAGGTGAGGTCTCCTGCAGACGGATGGCGAGTTCCATCCAATCAAACGATTTGGCTGCACCCAACAAGAATTCTCAGAGACACCAAGGATCCAAAGATTAAGCACGGATGGATGGATCATCAGTAGCCATCCTTGGTCAGGACTCAGGACCATGCCAAACACATGCATATTATAAGATTGGTTATAAGTTGTTTCTTTCAGGTTGCTGCTGAAGGAAAACGCCACAAATTGAAAGTCTGGCTGCTGCAGTTTGTTAAGAGGCGACTTCTGTGGAGAAGGAAGGAACGGATCGATGCAGTGACATCCATGTGAGGCAACTGTTCCTGCTACTGCAGGATGATGATGAACACTTGAAAAGGAGTTTTGGGCCAAGCCATTTTGTCGTGGGTTCGTGATTGCTGATACTGACATGCATGCGTGATGTAAGAGCTGGTTTTCATTGTCATGCTGTCAGCATTAGCTGTACAAAGATACTGGCACTCATGTCTACTGTTAAACCGCTCCTAATTGTCAGCAAGAACGGCCGGCAGCATTGCATTGCGTGGGTGTCAGCTTCAGTTTCTCCTGTTAATGAATTGACAGGCGCGTGTTCGCACTTGAGACGCAACAATGACAAGTTcgctgctccaaaactccaatCAGTTTTAACCATAGGTGACCTGAAAGGCAAATCTTTACACATGTCTCCAGGATTAGCAGATCAGAAAAACAATGTCAGAAACGAACGATCTCGCCTGCCAGCAGATTCAGCATTCGATTGACCAACCGAGGGCGTCGATCGAAAACGATGCGTATGCCAAGAAGGTCAGCGTTTGCTGCCGCGGATCGGCCGGCCTCTCTGATGAAACCTTCAATCTTCATCTCAACAGCAAGCATTATCTTGCAGCATCTCGATCGATCGTTTCCTGGATGATTAAGCTAGCAATGTAGGTGAGCTCACCTGCAGACAGACAGCGAGTTCCATCCAATCAAACGATCTGTCTTGCACTCAAACAAGAAATCCCGCAAGTGCATTGGGGAGCATTTCATCAGTAGCGGCTGCAAGAATTCAAGGTCAGGAAGTGGACATGCACCTACTACTATATATGCAGCTTAATCTCCCAGATGGACATGATGAGAGATCGATGATGTTGCTGCTAATATGGCTGGTAACAATGATTTGGGGAGCATTTCATGATCATCATAGGTTACGGTCAATGACATATAAGGCCGTTAAATAACGACGACGATGTGCATGCATCGTATCTGGTTTTTATCCAAAATCTTTCTACTCGCGCCGTACCTGTGGACTATTTGGAACGTATTTGCTTCGAACTTGAATACACATCGCCGTACGTTGTGCCGCGTGTTGTTTGATCATCAACCCTGTGGGAAGTGAACACTTGTATAGTACGACGTGTACGAATACCGGTTTAGACGATAGCAAACCACGTATGTATACACGCGTGCACCGACCGAACCGTACCATACGAGACGAGCACGAAATTCTCGCTCCATGCATGTGCATGCGACAGTCGGCAAGTTCTCACGAGCTAGCTTAGCACCTAGCAGCCGCCGGGCGAGAAAATTGGATTCATACAGTACATGTACGACGCTCGATATGCACACTACTGCTCGTGTATGTTATCAGCACGTAGGCCAGCTAAGTACGCGATCGATCAAGTATATTGCTACACGTTAACAGTCTCATAGAGCATCTTATGCAATGATACGTAGGAATTTTGATggtgtggaggagagagagcggggagagagaaagatcatgagctaaattttaagactacgagacaactcaacaaccatCGTACGATTagttgttgccatgcaactcataatatttcttttttcatatgcacaaattaagaaattatataaGGTAGATAACTTAAAAGATAACCCATTGTACGGGTTGTCTATTGAGTCGTCTCAAGATTaggtgtcaatgcatgagaccgcctattagacgacaccaatgtacttgccatAATGGGTTGAAACTCAGCCCGAACCTGCCCCAGCCCGCAATAAATTAACTCATTCACCCACCCTGTGCCTGCTCCATAATTCTATTATCTAAAGCTAACCCAACCCGCCCCACCAATTGATATAACCcatgagtttggtgcatgaaccTATAAATTTATATAAACCTCGTGTTCACATCTTAAAAGTTTAGAGAAATCGACTGAATTTTTttgcagatgaattagtttgacagttCGCTACattgtgcaaagtagtgcggctggacttatataTGAGCCCCGCGTCAAGAGCCgaaccctaaaactaaaacctcgcgctcacaccttaaaattttagagaaattatCCGAAACTTGTTGCAGTTGAATTGGTTTGACTGTCcactactttgtgcaaagtagtgcggcaaggaaggaagaagacggactcctactaagattcctctgtaatcctactaggactcgtaCCATTTAATCATATCAGGACtactaccttgtaaccgactagtaatcccgtccTATAAGTCCATAAAAgagggtaggggtccctagattgGTAGGCGAAGAtttcatagaaccacaacagaggatcaaatcctcaacaccaaacaacacccaagtgcagggcgcaatatataaTACCCcaaacagaacgtagggtattatactACTCTAGCaacccaaacctgtataaatctatgtcttgtgtcctcacttttaccatcaagttttagattggcgatcccccaccaaccaatctactacctcgggataccctcggtaggttgccgggtataaaacaccgacacccgcGTCAAGAGCTGGACCTTAACGCTAAAACATTTTTATCGCATTCatactttaaaattttagagaaattgatcgaaatttgctGAAGATGAATCAGTTTAACAGTCCGCTACCTTGTGCAAGTTACTAACTAAATCTACATATGGATCCCACGTCAAGAGCCGAAACCTGAAAGTTAAACCATGAGTTAAACACATGCAAACTCAGACAAAAACAAAATCACCCAACCCGCTCCAACCCACATTTGTAATATACCCGACCTGCCCCAACCCATTAAATACTATAACCTATTTTAACCCATTCAAACACACCCTGCGTCGCAACCCGCCCCATAAAATCCATTTTAACCCGCCCCACTAGCAGGCCTATCAGCATGCTCAAATAATAGCGAAATGAACATATAGTATACAATGAGTAACATATATATTTAGTATAAAAGTATTATGGAATAAAATAGAAATACCGTCACTGTAAATTGTAATGTTTTTCTAATATTAGCATGAAGTCTATAAAACCATTTCGTTAAATTTGGAATCTTATTATATACAATACAATATTTTTTACGAGAAGTATACaatataataattactaaattatgtGTAATAATGGACAATAAAACCTTCCTATACTATACACCACCAAGCAGTTCCTATACTATTCACCACTCTATACACCACCAAGAAGCAGTGGTACAAGGTATAGTAAAAAAGCTCAAAGTAAGTCACGTACCTTTGAGGGTCGAAAGAACATATCTAGCCCAGAGGAAATCCACCCGGACCCAACTTAACCCGGCAAAGATGGCGGAGCTTCCGGCGGACCGGCCGACCGGCGTGTTGAAAGGAGCGAGAAAGACCGGggatcgaggaggaggaagcatcTGACGGCCGGTGGCCCCACGTCACAGCGTGAAGCGAGCGACGGAGAGGGGCCGGTTAGAGCCTTTCCGATGCTTTAGCTTAGAGTTAGCTGAATCTATACTTTTGAACGGTGAGAAAGGTAGAGACGTTTGTAGAAGATAGTCTCGAACGTTTCTCGTATCACCGTACTCAATGCTACCTTCTCTTCTTTATATTTAATTTCTTAGATCTAGTGCTACCCTGGAAGACGCCCTTACTATACCTGACACTTTGGTGACGCAAGTGAATAAGGATCATCATTAGAAAACTCAATCATCAGTACTTTGCCCCCTGTCGTGGCGCCAACAGTCGCAACACTATCTGCTGCTTCCATTGCTTCCTTAATTGGCGACGGATCCCAAATCATACGGCAGGCAGTATACATCACGCActctaacctttttttttttcgcgaGGAGCACActagcatgtttttttttttttttttttgataaagcacTAGCAGGTTGATGGCGTGCAGCTAGCTGACGCGCTTAGCAACCCTGCTACCCAGCAGGACAGCAAGCAATAAGAAAAACATGTCATTTTATTGTAGCTAGCTGTAGCTTCGACGGCTTCGGCGCCGGTCGCGGGCTAGGAGGAGGACACGTGTGGACCCTGCATATATGTGGGAACCATTTGAATAATTAAAGTTAATCCGTGCAGGGACGAGTAGTCGATGACGCTGCCAGCCGTTCAAAAAGCATCCATCAAATATACGAAAAGATTTGGCGCCTCGTTGGCACTGTATATAGCTGATTACAGTCAAACGGCTGCGTTAAATTAATCATCCTGTGTTGAGCGGGACACGCGTCAGTGGATCACATGCCGTCACGGACGCGCAGCACGACTCTAGTAGTGGTGAAGGACTGATCAGCTGAATAAACTAGCTATGAATAATAGGTAGGCTAAGAAAAAcgctactccttccgtttcattttgatttttttaaaatatatatactaattttttactatatatatatgcatagtaTATATCTTCGTGTATAtgaaaaaattatgaatctagaaatatcaaaacgacTTGCAATTTAGGACGGATGGAGTGTAATGGTAATTCCCAATGATACGTCACCTCAGTGTATATATATCAGGAGACAACAACTAATAAAGACTCACCAAAAGGATAAATGATCAGCGTGCCACGTAAACTACTTACGCACTTTCTTCAATTCTGATCACTACTGCTGACAACGGCACAAATTAAAAGTCGTAcgtgcggctgcagctgcaactGCAACAGCTCTTTGTTAGGATGAGACAGCAGCTGACAAGGATTGATGCTGATGCATGCTGCCAGCCTAATGATCGAAAAGGAGTCTGGGCCAGGCCATGTACGTTATCGGCCGTGGATTATTTCGCAATTAGTGATGTACACTGACATGAATACATGATACACCTTGCTTGTTGTGGCAATTGTCAGCAATAACGGCAGCATAATGATTGGCCCGTGGATGGATACAGCCATCCAGGCATGTCGATCGTTATCGTGTATGCACACTGTCAAGAGCGCAGCCATCACGAATTCACGATATGGTTATGATGTATGTGTGTGTCAAAAAAAGGACAGCTCCTTAATATGGAAGATAGGCCCTTGAATTCGATAGCACCCATATTAAATAAAGAAAGTCATTTATAATTTTTCATGATCTTTATAAATAGATGAACCACATCTCAGGTATACGATGTCATCGTCGTTTGTTTCAGTTTTTTACTTTTGGCTTTTGCTTTTGAAAATTGGTTCCCGAGAAGAAGCAAAATGTGTAATTGTatcagaagtaaaaaaaaaaggtttggaGATCTGTAGGATGTTGTTCTGAAAGGTATTATATGAATTACAAATTCCATTAATTCAAAAGCGAGTCCATAGTAATTACTGGTCAAAATCTTAACAAAACAATTTCCGCTTTGTAAGTGAAAAAACAGAGGGACAAGTAGGCATGCGTATACTTGTGTGCACCGCAACATACTCcatccattctaaattgtaagtcgttttggtattcatagattcataacttttactatgtatctagatataattatatatctaagtgcgtataaaaatagagaaataacgacttacaatttaggaTAGAGAGAGTACACATCTGACTTAACTACAGATAACGTACATACGTGCAGGCGCACACCAACTTATACACTCTCGGGCAGCCACGTACAGATCAGCTAGCGTACGTGCACCGACCCATGCAATCGCGGCACCGTACCATACCAGACCAGCAGGAAAAATATTTGTTGCTTTATAAAAAGGAGTTCCCTTGTGTCCCCTGCTTTGGCGCCAAAATTAtctgctgcttgcctgcttCCGCGGAGACCGCGACGCGTCGTCACAGATAATGCAGATACGCACCGACTTGGCACGTCGACGTGTATATGCACGGCATGATTGGGCGGCTGATCTTCTTGTTAATGTCTCTAGTCTCATTTGATGCACTTGAGCTAGCTGGTGCTAGTTACTTGGTTGACTAGTACGTGTacagctctttttttttttgtctgagGGATCTGCTCCCTGCAAGGTGGCGAATCTCTCTCACCAGTACTCTGTATACTAcatataataataaaaaatcTTCATGGCTCCTTTAGCATCAATCGGGCAGGAAAAATCATAGCCCAATTAAATGACGTCACGAGGCCTAAGATTAATCCGTTCAAGTCAAAGCAAAGATTTGGCATGGCATTATCATTGATTCATAGTAGATGTTAGAAGCTAGATTGATATATAGGGTAAGGATATATAATGAACGACTTGATGGTCTGGCATCTACTAGTAATTATGGATGAGTCAAGTACATACTGCACATAACAGGTGTGCCTGTATCGGTTAAAGTTTAGAGGTAAACCGGCAATAAGGAGCAAGTGCCATTTGCATTCCATCTCACtgcatttagggggtgtttcgATACgagatttagggggtgtttcgatacgagatgctaaattttagcaaggctgcatcggatgttcggatactagttaggaggactaaacatgagctaattacaaaactaattgtagaacgtTTGGGCtgattcgcgagacgaatctattaagggtaattaatccatcactagcaaatggttactgtagcaccacattgtcaaatcatgaactaattaggcttaggtcatgtttggatacacaatgctaaactttagcaccctcaaatggagtgctaaagtttagcacttggggttgtttgtatacagtgctaaagtttagcacattgggtattaccctcatttatgactggcttggggaaaagtggagaggagagagggggggtaGCAGGGGAAAAATGggcttgggaccacttttagcacccattagcaccttttagcaccccttgggtgtgctaaagaaaatagggatgctaaactttagcacaccccttTTATCACCCTTGTTTGGGagcccaagtgctaaaaggtgctaaaaagtggggtgctaaagtttagc harbors:
- the LOC117850843 gene encoding uncharacterized protein, with the translated sequence MSGMASDDVTAQVRVEGDVSDQKVEDVQGQNEMDGMPSRQEEEAAIKKKYGGILPRKTPLISKDHERAYFDSADWALGKQGGVPNKPKGPLEALRPKLQPTQQNARARRTSYASADSDETLNLSAEDLGQQGEPVEDKNKE